The genomic interval TTTCCTTATGGTTGTCTTTGGTTTGAGTATCATTTTGGACTTTACTTTTGTTTTCTACATTCTTTAAGGTGTTGTCCACTTCTAGTAGTGTGATTTCTGGAAAATCGGCTGGGATTTCCATTAAATCTTCCTCGTCTGATGATAAGGTTAACCCCAGGTCATTAGAATTTTAGGGTCATTCTGTAGTTCACGTTGCTGGTCTGGATTTGTTCTTGGTAAGGTAACGATACTTTTTATGGATGGTTTGTTGATTTGGTATATTGGTATCTGAAACTCGTTTCTTTGGTTTGTAGGGTAGGTTTCTCGGTATTTTGGTATGATGGTCTTTTCCAAGCATAAATCGATGGTTTCTTTGGGTACTTTATTCTCTGCCTGTTCTCCTTTTTCTTTGGTTACCGTGTTAAATAGCTCTAGTTTAGCCTTGTGTTCATATATACATCGGTGTCTATTGTCTAATCTGGAGAATAAGGTGTTACAGTGGCTACAGCAGTATTTATGAAGCATGTGTACCTCTAGCACATGTCTTGATGCGTTGCTTCGCTTCGTGAAGGCTTTGTCTATGTGTGGACACATTTTGCATTTCCATGCTACAGCCTGTAATGATAGGAAATAAAGTTTACTGTTTTAGGCTAACTTTACTTTTCTTAGGTCTAAAAAAATTGTGGTTTTTATGGTTCTACTTTATAGTTTTATCTTCTTTATCTTTAGTAATATTTAAGGTACTGGAAAACATCTTTAACATCTTAGAATTTAGGCATCCGTACATCAAAATGGCATATAAATATTCATGGTATTCTATTTACAGAATCGATCACTGGAGAGCACATGTGGAGATTGATGGTCAGGGCTATAGGCAGTACTGTGGTACAGGTTTGTATAATGCAAAGGTATCTTTATTTGGTAACATCATTTATAGCAGTAACATAAAACTGTATACAATAACAATTTCACAGAATACATGTATGCAATACAGTAACCATTTTAAACATCATGGAACCATGTCGGAAGGTTATCTCCGTTGTAATTCTTCAGTTTGTCATGATGGACAACTTGTAACTTGTCAGTTGGTTTTTCTTTGATACCATACAGAACATCACCCCATTTCTTTACTATGGTATATGGGCCAGTCCAAGAGTTCTGTAGTTTTGGACTGAGACATTTCCGGCGTTTGGCATTATAGAACCACACGGCATCTCCGGGTTGATACTCGTTATGAAATTTGCCTTTGTCATAATTGGACTTCATGTTATTTGCTGTCTGTCCAAATTTTCTCGTGCAGTTTCATGTATATCTGTCAGTGTCTCTTCTAGGTCTATTACATAGTTTGTTGTGAACTTTGTTTTTTTCATCTACAGGTTTCCCAATAGCCAGGTCAATGGGAAGATTCATTTCCCTGCCAAACATCATCATAGATGGACTAAAACCAGTTGAAGTGTGTACACTGCTGTTGTAGGCAAGAACAAGTAAAGGTAATTTCTCGCACCAGTTACGTTGATTTCTGTCAACAAAAGCCGTCATCATGTTCTGTATAACTCTGTTTGCTCTTTCTATCATTCCGTCCGAGCTAGGTCGTCCTACTGTAGTTCTGGTTTTGTGGATACCTAGAAGTTcacacatttctttgaaaatggtggaTTCAAAGTTTGAGCCTCTGTCGGAGAAAAGTTCTAATGGTGTTCCTAACAAGGAAATAAATTTGTTCACTAACTTAGTGGCTACATACTTCGTTTCTAGACATTTTAAGGGTATGGCCTGTAAAAATTTTGTGAAATAGTCACCAACCACTAATATGTATTTCATTCCTTTGTTAGATGTAGGATAGGGACCTTGGATATCTAGGGCACAACGTTCCATAGGTTGTCCAACTTGGTATATTTGTAAGGGACCTTTTGCAGTTCTGTATGGAGGTTTCCTCTGAGCACAAGTGTCGCAGGTTTTGCACCATTTCTCAATGTCTCGGCTTATCCCCCACCAATGAAATCTTAAGGTTACTCGTGCGTAAGTCTTTTGAAACCAAGATGTCCAGCTGAAGGTTTCTCGTGAAGCTGTTTGAATATGGATTTACGAAGAAGTTTGGGGGCTATAATGACTCTTTTGAGGGATTTGGTATCAGTCAGTACTTTTTGGTACAAAACATTGTTTTCTATTTCTAGTAAGGGGAAATTATGCCAGTAGTGTTTGATTTCttggtcaaatttgaaatttgttgCCAGTCTGGTCTAGCATCTCCCTCCACCACTTTTTAACTTGTTTAAGGATGTCATCATTATCTTGTGCTTTACTTATGTCAGAAAGGTCTGTAATCTCATTTTGGTCGTCATTCTGTACTCTTTCCACTGTTGGACTGGAGTCATTAGTGATGGAGGCAGTAGTTACAGTTATTTCTGCTGACTTTAATGGAAATTTTTCTTCAATTCTACTACAATATGGGCAGCATTTTTCAACACAAGGACGTCGACTCAGGGCATCACAGTTGCTGTGTATACGACCAGGTCTGTGTTCTATCTGGAATTTGTAGTTTCCTAGTATCTCGAGCCATCGGGCTAATTGTCCTTCACATATCTTAAAGTTTAATAACCACTGTAGGGATCCATGGTCTGTCCGAATTTTGAATGTAGTTCCATACAGGAAGTGATGGTAATGTTTAACTGCTTCTACAATGGCTAGCAATTCTTTACGTGTAGTACAGTAGTTCCGTTCTGTTCTTGAAAAGCATTTGGAAAAGTAGCTGATTACTTTCTCAGTATTGTCTTGTATTTGGCTAAGCACAGCCCCTGCCGCAACGTTCGAGGCATCAGTATCAAGGAGAAAGGGTAAGGTTTCATTAGGAAAGGCTAGTATTGGTGTACTACATAGCTTAGTTTTCAATTCTCTGAAGGCTGTCTCTGCTGCATCATCCCACACAAAAGGTTGGTTAGCTTCTGTAAGTTTGTACAATGGTTTGGCAATAGTAGCAAATTGGAACACCATTTTCCTGTAATATCCGCAAAGACCTAGCCAAGAACGCAGTTGGCGGACATTTTGAGGTCTTGGCCATTCTCTGATTACTTTTGTTTTCTTAGGGCAAGGTTCAATTCCCTGTTCACTGATTTGATGGCCTAGAAAGCTAAGTACCTTTTGGAAGAAATGACATTTTGATGGGCTAAGTTTCAGGTTTGCTTCACGTATTCTTTCGAACATTTGTCTCAAATGTGCTAGGTGGTCAAGAAAGGTTTTTGAGTGACATAGCAAGTCATCTAGATATATCAAACAGATTTTATATGTCAATCCATGTAGTACCTTTTCCATCAGTCTTTCAAATACTGCTGGGGATGTAGCCATACCAAATGGCATGACCTTCCACTGATATGTCTCTCCTCCTATGCTGAAAGCTGTCTTAGGTCTGTCTGTTTTATTTATGGAAATTTGGTGGTAAGCTGATCTGCAATCCATAGAAGAGAAGAATTTACTTCCACCTAACGATTCAATGGATTGGTCTATTTTAGGTAAGGGATGAGCATCAAACTTCACTCTCGCATTGACTTTCCTAAAATCTATACAAAATCTAACGGATTTGCCGTCTGGCTTTGGAATTAATACAACTGGACTGAGCCATGGAGATTGGGAGGGTTCAATTAAATCTTGGTTTAGTAATTTATGTATTTCTTTCTCAGCCGTTTCGCGTTTTGCTAGCAGAAGACGATAAGGTGGGGTTCTTACTGGTAGGTTATCTCCAGTATCAATAGTGTATTCCACAAGGTCTGTACGTCCTATATCTTCCTCGGATTTAGAGAAGATATCTTGAAATTCTATTACAAGTTCTTTAAACATCTTTTGCTGATCTTCAGATAGGTTCTCGGCAGATCTCTGGAAACATTCAGTTAAATGATCTGGTAGTTCATTTGGTTTTTGATTTGTAGGTGAAGATCGAGTATGAACAGTAGTGGAATTTACAGGCTTACTTTCAGGTATCTGAGTGCCTTCTAGAACAGCAACTATTGTGTCTTTATGGAGCAGTATAGGTATGGACTCAAAGTTGGCTACTCTCATAGGTATCAATCCTTGTCTTGGTTGTACTAATGCACGAGCTACTAGGATGTCATGATTTTCAACAAAGGTTCGGCTGACTTCCACAATACCTGTTTGATTTTGATTATATGGGTCAATGGTTCTACCTGTGACTATCATTTCAGAATCTGGAGGTATTTCTATATCTTCTATCAATGCTACCCGGCTCATATGGACTTCACGTtcatttgaaaaacaataaagGTTTTCCCCATTTAAATTCATGATTTGTTTGCTTAATAGTAAATCACATTTCTGGGATAGGATAAAATCTCTACCTAATATGAAGTCATTTCTTATTTCTGCTAATAAGACCCATATTTCAAATGTTTGGTTTCCTATTTGCAGCTTAATTTTGGCTTTCCCTCGAAAAGGGGCGGTTTCACCGGTAACTCCTAATAAGTTAGCATTTACAGGTAATATTTCAGGTTTACAGGAACTAGGCCATTTCTCTAATATACTACTTCTTAAGATGGTGGCATTAGACCCTGTGTCAATTAGCATAGTTATATGTTGATTTTGTACATAAGCTGGCATGAAAAATCCTTCGGTTTCTACATTTTGGCATTTATCTAATATCTCTGGCCCCTGTTGTGGTAGGTTGGTCGTCCTGCGGGCCTCCAGAATGACCTTCTCTCGTTTCCCAAGTTAGTACTGGATGAGTGATTGTAATTTTGTGTTGTGTCGTTGGGTTGTTGTGGAGTTCGGTTGTTTTGTGATTCATTGTTTGGCATCCTGTAGTTATTCTGGTGTCTTTGATATCCCTGGTTTTGTCTGTCTTGGTTGTAGTGATCTGTACTAGTCCTGTTGTTCTGTGTTAGCTGGTATCTGTGATCTGACTGAGTATAATTTCTAGGAGGAGCTGTAGGGTAATTTCTTCTCTGTGAGGGTGGGTAGGTAGGTTTGGGTTTGACTGTCTCTTGAAACTCTGAAATTCTTGGATTAAAGCATTTAAAGACTCATTTAATGATTCAAATTTCTTGTCCTCTTCAGTTTTATCATCAGTGTCAGATTCCCTTTTAGCTGTGGACACATTATGTTCATATTCCTTTGCTTTTCTGCTATTCTGTAGGCTTCCCATCTAGTGGCTGTTTGCTCGGCTCGGACAGAGTCTTTGGATTGGCTTCTCTTAGTCGTAGTCTTAGGTCGGAATCTGTCAAAGCATCCATAAAATGATCCATGGCAATGGATTCTATTACCTCAAAGGGAACATTAGGATAGGCTAATTGActcattttcttaatattttgggCTATCTCCGAAATAGATTCACCTGGCTTCTGGCGTCTGTTTCttaattttactttaaagacCTCCATCTGGTTTAAAGACCCATACCGCTCTGTAAGTTTCTgttttaatacaatataattGGTTTTCTCTGATTCTGATAGTTCCGCTAGTAAGGAGCGGGCATTACCCAGAAGGCAACTGGCTAAATATAAACCTTTAGCAGTAAGActccatttatttatttcactACAAATGTTGAAGGATTCAAGGAATTCATATACATCCTCTTTTCCATCATATTTTGGTGGTTTTAATCTTATGTTACATCCAACATCATTGGAAGAGTTGTCCCCCCTGTTTAAATTTGGAAAATCAATTTCAGGGTCGGGAGACCTTTCACGTCTGGCTCTATTATTAGTAATATCAGGTACATTGTTAGTTGCACGGGTTTCTCTTGGGTATCTTATTAATCCATTATTGTTCTGGGATTCTTGTCTGCATCTCTGCATGTCTTGTTCAAAGCTTCTTATTTTCTCACATACTTCTTGTTTTTCATTGGTTAATGAAATGTGATTCTGGGCTATCTCATTAGCAATGGCTTCAAGTCTCTTTTCTATACGGGACTCAAACTCATCTTCATATTGCATTGTTGGCCTTTCTGGCATTTCTTCAGGTAAGTCAGGGTTATAGTCAGGTTCTTGGGAATGTATGGAAACATTCTCTATATCTCTGCAATGGGCTAACTCTTCTCTATCTTCTCTTTCCATGgttatgttaaatatttaatgGATATTTATTCTTGCTGTAATAAGATAATAAggcaacatttaattttttttttttttttttttttatttttttttttttttttatttattctgttatttatttatctatgatTAAATTCAGTCATGAATTTATATATCtattttcaggaaataattgGCAGGATTTTTGGTGACCTGTTATAGAGATTTTTCTACAGTCTGTGGGTGTTGATGTCAAACACCAGCAGGTCCTTGGGTCCAGTGGTATACCAGTAGTTGGAGCCCTTGGAGCTGAAATCTAGTCTTCAATAACAGGCGTCCCCACTCGTTGACCAGATGATCAATCGTCGTCCACCAGTGGCATAGACTGTACTttgggatattttgtatcataaagaaatattatcaataaatttatatGGATATTACATGTTGACtctctttaatatatttatatttgtttcggAGCTATATGTGGAGCAGGAGCACAGAAATACTTGTCGGAGCCCGGAGCCTGTCGGAGTATTTTCTAGGGAGGAGCTTCAAAATGTGGAGCTTGATAATTATAGGTCTAAAGATAATGAAAGAAATGTTATGATTCTCTATAGTCACCAGTGTCATCTATAGTATCCCACTTCCGGACACCAGTTGTTCTGCCGGCACACCTGCCAAGGTCCGGGAACAGTTGTTGAGGGTTTAGGGTTCGAACGCAGAATGATCACAATCCAGGCTTAACATCTAGCAAGGAGACAAGGCTGTAATCCAgtctacatatttattttcatgtcaggatttttaatataaataaatacagccAGAAGATTCAATGTAGAATAACATCTTCAGTAACTTTGGAAGCCTAGGTAGTCAGGTTACAAATATATAGGCTGTTATAGGGAAGCTCTCCAGATGACCATTATAAATGTATAGAAATAGGGTACCTCTCCGGTTTTCCTTCTTTTTGACATAAATATAGTGAGTGGAGCTATTTATTTATCAGTAGAGAGTTGCAGCGTTCTGTACTAGAACTTTGGTGGAGacgattgataaaataaaatgaccaaatttcGGGGTTTATATAGTCTTGGAATATGTTCCGCTGATGTCATCAGTAAATGACATCAGGAGAGCCGCTCCACTTTGTTCGATTAAATTCGGAACAGGGAATCGGTAAAGTCCGTCGCGGTACGCGCTTACGGAAGTTATCGAAGTAACCGGAAGTAGAAA from Mercenaria mercenaria strain notata chromosome 2, MADL_Memer_1, whole genome shotgun sequence carries:
- the LOC123563969 gene encoding protein NYNRIN-like, giving the protein MERCALDIQGPYPTSNKGMKYILVVGDYFTKFLQAIPLKCLETKYVATKLVNKFISLLGTPLELFSDRGSNFESTIFKEMCELLGIHKTRTTVGRPSSDGMIERANRVIQNMMTAFVDRNQRNWCEKLPLLVLAYNSSVHTSTGFSPSMMMFGREMNLPIDLAIGKPVDEKNKVHNKLCNRPRRDTDRYT